Part of the Chaetodon trifascialis isolate fChaTrf1 chromosome 1, fChaTrf1.hap1, whole genome shotgun sequence genome, ACAATCCCATTGATGGCCTCTCCCACTCCCTCCTGGATCTGACCTGTGTTTAACTCTGGACGAGaggaaaaaggcaaacaaagatGCTGTAAGTCAACAGAAGCACAGGCGGAGAGGACAAATCCTCATCTAGGTTTTATCTATTTCtcattgtgttttctcattcatGCGTTTGATTTTTTCGCAATGAAGGTATTAAAAACAAGACTTTaaaaaaagtggagaaaagtgCCTCTAAGAGCCCTTTCACCCTGGACAAGAAAATCCATTATCACCCACTAACATCAATTCAATTGTACAATTGGCATTCAGGGGCTAATTTTGAGCCCTTTTCCAGCGCAGTGGTCAGGAAACTCAAAATGGTCAAACATTGTTCAATCGGTGCTGaagttaaaacataaaaaagtaaCAACAGTAACAACATCActggcctccatgctgctttctaCTGTTCTCTGTTTTCATATTTACGTATTCATGTTGGTGTAAAAAGGGGTATTAGATGATGGTGAATCTCAATTTGAAGAGACAGGTTTCCCCTCAGCCCCAGCAAAtcttaaaatgctaaaatatttCTGACTTGTGGTTTTGCAGTAACTTACTTGGTTTGCTGTTTGGTGAGATGGTGACAAACCTCCTCATCATCCCCGGGGACTGCTGCATCGGGGGCGTGCGGCACATCCTTTCGTCGTTCTCTGTGCTGGGGGTCATCAGCTCTCCCACCAGGATCCTCTCCAGACTGCCGTCATCCACGCCCTTCCCCAACCACCGGCCGCACGGAAACCTGCGTAGCAAACGTGTTTTGTTGACCTTTTTGAGAACCCCGTGGTCAAAATAACATGGCAGTGTGTAGATTTCCCTCAGAAGACATGCTCACTTGTAAGTGTGCCCTGTGATCTCGTTGCGGACTATGACACACTCTACCAGCCACTTTGCGTAGAGCCCTGTGTTGTCGTGACCCATCTGCACTGTGGTCAGCTTGCCCAGGTTCTGGCACTGAGGGATGGAGAGAAGCACGATGACGTCAAACACTCAAAACGAAAATGAAATTCGAAACAGATAATAGCTCATTGAATTAGTTCTGCTTCATCACCACCTGGTCTTATTTTGATAGTTCTGCTCATCATTTGTATGTATGAACTGATGACTGTAAAGAAGTCCAAGAGGAAATGGAACACAGACAGAAGATCACACAGGTTTTAAGCAAACAACCActcaaaaaagaacaaaataaagacTCAAGTTGTCATAAAGAGGAGTTACGCTTTGTCGAAGGGCTCACACCAACCTCAAAAGTGATCTCCAGAGTGTTTCTGGGGACCTGCAGGACTCCGGTCTCTGCCAGCTCACCCGAAACACACACCCAAGGGTTGGCCGTGAACATGGAGCCTCCCAGCTTCTTACTGGGAACAACCACCACATGGTATGGGATCactgggagacagagaggagagaaccatCATACAAGGGAATCCACTGAGTTTACTGACCGTGTTGTTGGTCTGTTCGGCATCAGAATGGGACTCACTGATGGTTGTGAAGACGTTGGTAAAGCAGAAGTAATCCACAGCATTGAAGGACAGGAGGTGGTAGAGGAACTGCTCCTTCTCATCATCGCAGCGCAGGAAGGCGTACCGCTTGTACAGTTTTCTGAAAAGACGAGAAAGATTGTTTGAGAAGAGTGCAAAAACCAACATGGACGCTGAGACCAACAAAGTTAAATGATTTCTGTTATTCTTCAAAATAATGAAGTTGCTCGGCAGATAAACATGTCAGCAGCGCAGCAGATGATCAATCAATGTCAAGGCAAATAAGAACTGTTTGATATGAAATATGGTTTAAAAGTCTGGAATCACCTCTTATACTGATGTTGTTCTTCTTTCCTTCAATAATGACCATTTTgacaaagataaaaacataattcaGGCCACAAAAAGcgaataattaaatgattaaaacttcCATTTATATCCCCTCAGTGTTGCATGACAGGGGGGAATCCTGTTGGAACCCTTTTCCCCTCATATAACCTTCACTGTTGAATTTGTTTTCTAGTCCAGAAAAGCCAAAGTGACTCATTACTGAAGCACAACGGTGCAACCGGGCcctaaaaatgtcagaaagccGTTTTTCTTTAGGCCCTCTACAGCCCAAACTTTTGAACGGTGGTGTAAAGTAGAACAAATGATAACATGAGGTCAcaaaaggcagacagaaatCCCTCTGACCCAATTCACCGCTCAGATATCAATTATGAAGCAGGCTGTGAATCATTTATGCAGCGGTGGACTGAAGTATGATGCTTTGCGATTTCAAAGGAGTTAATGTATTATAAATGTGTGGATCACACGTCATCTTAATTTCAGGCAGACattcctccacaaaaaaaaacagaaagaaggtCAGGAGAAGAAGATACAAGAGGTGGGCAGAAGATACTCATGGAGCTTTAATTAATGCTAAAACTGTAACCGACAGCAGAGTCTGACTTTGGAGTCATTTGGCTCACTTTGTTAACTCGtggtctgacagcagctgcttcaggtGTCTGgacagcagcttcttctccaTAGAGAGGCGGACCCAGGCTCTGGCCTTACCCACATCTGTTTTGATCTCACTGATGTTCTGAATGTGTCTGTAAATAAAAGGACAGATTGAGAGGTTCAGAGGAGGTCTGgagctcaaacagcagcacaaaaacaaagatcagGACAACATTTTCCCCCAGTTTCATCATGTGAAGATTAAAGGATTGAAGGCATCCTGTAtccagtgtctgtctgttccaCCACAACACTTTTAATAATGCAGACACTGTGCCATAAACATCTTATTTGTTTCCAAACAATTAAGAGTCGTGCCTGATAATGCTGAATGCAGCTGATGCACATGTTCATGCAGCTTCATAGTTCACAtcacaacagcagcaccaatgGCTTATTTAAGTATTCAGAACTTGTATCAGCAAAATGCATCAATCAGATCAGAGTACTTTCCTATTTAGGTCAGTTCTGGAAaactctgtctttcattttgtctctaAGTGAAGCCACTATGATGACAGGAATACATGTATACATTGTAATACGAAGACCTGTTATGTAGACTGATGACAAGCAAATGTTCAGGGCTGCTgttaatcattattttcattaagcAATCTGTCatatattttgatgttttctttgatgaataaataaattgttAAGTCTATAAAATGGTTAATTTAATACAAAAAAGGACCATCAGAGGTTTCCAGAACCCAAAGTGATGCCATAAAATCAaccaataataaaaaaaacccaaaaatgctattttaatttaagtaaaacagaaaaaagcagcaaaccctcacacttgaaaagctgcagacgctgaatatttgacattttgcctGATAAATGCCAAATGACTTCCAGTCGACTAATCAACAAATCATCCCGGTCCTACAAATGTTACTCAAAAACTGTGGCTTgtggatatacagtatgaatATTATATCACGCGTCTGACTCTGGCCAACATGACCCGCCCTGAGTCACTCTCATGACCAGAGAAACAGCTCAGTCTGCCTCTGCAGCGGCATTTTTACCCGCAGACGCGCTCCCATGTCGTCGGAGCTGCTATCATGCCTCTGACGTCCAGACACATTCCCTTCCACTCCACCTGTGCCATCAGCTCGTCTGCTAAAAGCTCCTCGCGTCTCCTCCTCTACCTTCCATCCCCCTCCCTGTCTCCACCCTCTTTGCACCAGCTAACCCACTTTTCTCTCCTCgccatctccatggcaacagaggACAGCATCTACTATCTGCACTGTTACTGTTACCTCTAACCTCGACCACACAgggtgagacagaggagaggttTTGCCGCCATCTCTAATAAGCTTATAAATGTGAGAGATTAGTTAAAATATTTCCTGCCCGTtaagaaaacactgttaaatattaaaactCATAAGGGAGGCTGATGGTTGCGTCTGAGTGCCCTGAGATGACCCCTCTTCTCCCCCCAGTCAGACCAGCGGGGGGTCTGGTAATTAGGCTGGAAGTAACGTGCTCTTACACAGACTCTCTCTGCGCCTGCTTCCTGCAACACAAACCCCAAGTCGTCAACTCTGTCTGGGTACAGAAGACCTAACATGACAACAGCGATGGCTGtcatcacacacgcacacacgcaaacatacACCAGCGTTTAAgcatgcaggtgtgctgcagGTCATTGAAAGGCTGAGTGTTTCATATAAATATGCTATAATAACACATTCTGAGCAAACTGGGGCACCAGGTTGGCCTAGGGGTGGGACAGTGGTGCTGATTactccagtgtttccagtcCACATCTGAGTGGACGTCACCCCGTGTCTCTTTCCCTTCATTTCCAAATCTCACCTGCTATTATGtaataaaggcaaaaatatATGATAAAAACAGGACAGAGCTTTGCTGAGACGAATGGAACgaatcactcacacactcaatTTCATTATAAAAATTCTCGTAATGGTATTTTAACCAGCAAaaaagtgcgtgtgtgtgaggttgcatgtatgtgcatgtgtatatatgtaGGTGACATTATTTTGGTATGTTATTCTGTCCTCTGTTCTTACTGTTTGGTCTCATTTTATTGCTTCATACTCTTCCTTTGTAAAGACTGATTGAGTGCTTTATACATAAACTTTATTATTAAactatcatttaaaaaaattgaGCTCATAATACGTATAGCAGTGATTTACttatacaaaaacacaaatcctAAATATGAGTGCATTTTGTTTGAGGGGAAAACTCAATGTTGAATTTCACCCTCTGTATGTGTGGAGACACTAGTATAAGAATGAAAGGATAAAAAGTGTTAGAAATGATTTAATTTGGATTATCtaaattattattcattttgatgaCCCTGAAATCCTTTGAGGATCCCTGAGAGCAAATCAACCCCACTGAGACAATCCATGGGAACGTCGAAAGCTCTATATAGGAAATTATTCGATAGTTCACCACAAGGGGGCAGTCTTTGTCCAACCACTAAAGGTGAGCAGCAGCTAATTCGTTTGTAACCCAGCTTTCATCCTTCACTCCTTTACTGAGCTCACATGTATATAACCCCCAGCCCTCCTCACCTCATGTCCTGGATCAGGGACACTTTCAGAGGGGCCATGGCTGATCCACCACCGTCAGATTTGCGTCTCTCGGTGTCGTGAATGAAACCTGGTgcgagaaaaaaaagacattaagcAATTCCAAGAAAGTGCCACTAACTTATGAACTTGTGAGGTGCGCTGAGCTCTACCTGGAGGTCCCAAACTGCCTGGTGttgcatttttcttctctttgctctCCTGATAGTGCAGCAGGTGGGACCACAAGGCAGATTTACcctgaaagagaaaacatgtaCTTGTGCCATTATTTGTGCTGAGGTGGATCGATCATGAGAAATGACGACtgtgttgattttgttgttCCTCACCTGTTTAACCTGCAGCCCGTGGCTCCAGATCCTCTCCAGCAGGTCACACAGACTCGCAATCAGAGTGTTCTCCTCAACGCCGGTGATGCTGACTTCTCCATGACCCAGCTCCACGGCCTCCCGACCCATCTTCTCCACCAGCATACGCTTGGTCTGCAGAGAATAGAGCAGACAGAATAAAACCACACGCAGTAATCAAACTAATAATGGATTTTTATTCTGGTTTGTACACTTCATACATGTGTAACAGAGAACAAAACTCATCATGACGACAGCAGTGATACACAAACCTTGTTCCGGCACTCCTTCAGCAATCCTTCAACAAATTTCCAGTTAGTCTGAGCGATGACAGAGGGCGACAGGTTGGACAGTTTGGGCTGTCTGATGGTCGTGCCCAGGTTCCTGGCCTCCTGGATGTACTTctaataaaagacagaaagaattGAGTCAGCGGTCAGCAATCCACTAcaggacacagaggaacatTCAGCTCGCTGATGGGCTCACATCACAGCTGAAGATTACAACACAGGAACAAGGAACACTCGAATAACTAAAGCAGTTCAGTCTGGTCTACAGTGACAAGCACTGGGGGATGTACCTTTTATCTGCCTGTCCTGTTCACTACTTGGACTTCAGAGACACCAGAGGTCTACAAAACAAACCTCTCTACGATTACTGCACTGTGCTGGAAATCTCCCGAAATTAGCCTCCAGATATTGAATGCTGAGCTCATATAAATTAAATTTAAGTTCAGCAAAAAAGATGAACTGAAATATTTGGTCTTAGAAGCACAAATATGAAGAGAGTTGACACTAAAACCCCATTTATGCCTGGtaaatcagaaagcctttattagaaAGCCTTtataaaggctttctgattttGAATTAATAAGGAAAAACGCATGTTAACATAGGATGTAAATGTGTTGTGGCTGGAACGTGATCGGATCTGCCTGACCACATCAGGACGTAGCCTAGCTTGTACTGCATTCGGATCTTAGGCAGGTGTGAAGGGAATCCATACAACGTCCTGGCACCCGTACACAACATACACATATTTCTTTTTAGCGAACATAAAATAGAGGTGGTTGTTCAAATTTAAAGAGTGTGGAAGTGAGATGCCTCTAATTACTGATCATATGTCCATTCTGCTTCACGAAAGAGCCAAAAGGTGTTTGATTCAACAAAACcgtgtgaaaaatgaaagcaacatGACACGACATCGAGGTCATGCTCACACGGTGCTGAACTGGTTTattcacattcaaatgaaaCCAGGAAACTGAGAGGACTCATTCCAGGTCAGGCCAATGACCAGAACAACACAGTGTAAACGAATAAGTCAAAATATTTgtgaaatatacaaatatattgTGCTTTCATTAGTTCTGTTGGCATCATTTGATGTTTCTAAGCTCTAACATGACGTGTCCTAGAGAGTGACATGGATTAGCAGATAAAGGTCAGCTGCTAAAGGGTGAAGGAAGTAGTCGGAGGAAGAGACCACACGGGTGGAAAGGTCAGTGTTAAGGCTTAAAGCCTCACAAACTAGCAGCACATACCACGTCCACAGTCACCGACTTTAGACAGGGCTTGAAGGACTGCGAGAGCCAGTAGTAGTCAAGAaacagcaggagctgcagctccgGAAACAAACACTCTACATGCTGAGAGTGTGTGGACATGAGTGCAAGAGAGAGGcggagaaagacaaaaaagagacaAGTGACCAGCAGtgtgagggggagggagggggggcaggACAGCAGACAAGATGGTTAGAGTGAAGTCACAATAAAGCAAAGAGAACAGGTCATGCAAAATGAACCAGCACATCAAAGCTCAGGCAGTCGATCTGTGTGAATATGAGCCAAGACCAGAAAAGACTGCAGCgacctctcacctctctctggTCGTTGTCTAAATAAAGGTGCTCAGCGTGCTGCTTCTGAcgatccctcctcctccactgggCAGGAGCGCTCCTCTTGGTCCACCTGTAACGCAGAGCCACCTCTAACCAACTGCACATCGTGAAACAGCCGCCAAGCTCAGAGTGGACACAGACGCCGAGGGTTTAAttcaaataaatctaaattacAGAAAGGTTTTGACAACAATGAGAGATGTTTACTTGTTGCTGGTGGGCCCAGTGGAGAGCACGTCAGACTGCAGTCGGGGGAAGAAGCCCTGCTCGTAGCGTCCCTGGCCGATCTTCATGTCCAGCAGGTGGGGGTGCAGGGCGGTGTGGTCGATCTTTGCGACTCTCATCTCAATGGCTTTCTCTGCGGGGGAGACGCGGGAGCAGCGCCGAGGTCGGCGGTGAGATGACAGGATGCATTCATCATTTTCGTCTTGCTAATTTGCCCAAGTTGTAGTGCTCTCATTGTCAAGATGAGAGTGATTAAGTGTCCTTGGCACAACAACGCGTGTTCGTGTTTGGCCAAAATCTAAATATCAACAACTACAGTTCATCCAAGGCCTCTGTTCGAAACAGTGAATCATTAAGGATTGGTACAGGAAGAATTTTAAGGATGACTATGAGAGAAAATCCCACAACTATCACAAAAAAACCAAATATCCTTGTATTTATACGAAGAAATTATCAatcaaaagagagaaataatgCACAGGGCCATTCTTACTTCTAATATCTGAAGCCACACACTTTTCACCAGGAAGACTGTCATATTTTCTATGGCCAATTGTGTTGAGAAACAAGGATAACTCTGACTAAGAAGCTGTAATTTCTCTTTTAGTAAACGGCTGACAACAGAAGAAAGAGAACAAGCCGAAACCGAAAAATACGTTTCCTCCCAAACACCCACAGAACCAaaagaagtgacagaaaaaaggcTCAGAATagatgttctttttcttttaagaaaCCAAATCAGAGTCGGCCATGAATGCAGCTTCAGACAGTGATTTTCTGATGTCTGATTAacaaaacacccacacagagaCTGTGTTAACAAAAGCACCCATGAGTTTGGAGAAATACAAAGAAGAGCCTGGCAGAATATGTACCTTATGCACAAGATGAAAAGACAACTTTACCCACACTGTCTGCAGCCGTCACTCACACCTCCAAAGATTTGACTTCCTGAAAGAAGGTTTAATATCACCCATTCACCTGCATGCTAAAAGTTATCAGCTCACCACTAGAAAGCGCAGTGCTTAAATGTTCAGAACATGATGTTCACCAAGCTGCCATGTATGCAATGCATCAAGGAGCTCACAGAGGACTATTACATGTATATCAATAAGTAAATAAAGCACATGTGCTATCTCCAAACTAGAGGGTTTTCTGTATGAAAGGCTTCTTCAAAGTGATGTTACTACGCAGACAAGTTCAAAGAAAGCCCATCCatcctctgtgagtgtgtgatgcattgcacacacatgcagagagctGCCACCCGGAGATGTCTGAGGTAACGAGAGCAAATATTACGAAGGTGAGTCTGGTTGTTCTCGCATCCGATGGCGTGAGGTCCAGGAGCGACAAAATCAGCTTTTTCATATCGCTTTTTAAGCAGGTTGTCTGCAAACAAGATGGCAATTCCTGGTCAGTTAACTAGAGAGCAAATCTCCAAGTCTGTCATAAGTTCACACCTTCAAATTACTTTGTGACCACACTCACTTGGACTTGAAATTAGAGGAGTTTTATGGGACTTTTAAATGTCTTCTTTAATTACATTCACAAAACTTTAAATTGCAAATGTTTCGGCTTTACACAGGGTCATAATTAAACATTGCAGAGgtccattttctgctgtctggagtGGAGGTACTACGGCGAAgctattcattttcaaactaAAGCCTCTGACTTTCCTCAGGAAGAGAGGCGTGTATCTCAACAGGACAAAATGTGGTACTTAGGAAGCAATTCAACTAtgttcttttttccatttgtctgaAACCCATGGggattttcaggattttttctTTACCTGCTTCTTCAATGTTTGTGCATTTCTGGTACATGGAGGTGCGCAGAGTGGGCGTGCGGACGTTCAGCATGCGAATCTTATCCACACGGGAGTCAAACACCCTCAGCGTgtgctccttctcctcatcaTCGTGACAGAGGATCTTACTATCGATGAAGGAAGCAAACATCTGCGTTTCCAAGAAACGTGACAGGAAGGGCAGGTAGGGCTCTGGCTggtcagacaggaaggaggcctgcacacacacacattttaaatgtcacataCTGTGGAAAAATAACACCCTTTTGCCACACAATGCGGGCGGTGAACTTTACCTTGTCAAAGTTCTGCATCTGGTCTCGATTGGTGAACCAGGACTCCTTGTCGTGGCTCGGCTGGATAACAAACACCTCGTAGTCTGCGAACATCTGGGTGAACCGGTTGGCGAAGACCTCGCGTACCTGGATGTTGAGCTGGTGcatcttcagctcctcctcatcacACTGAAACCGCGCATCTTTGTTGCTGCTGGCATCCTCCCTCACCTCCAGCTGATGTGCACAAGCATTCAATGACACACAGGAAAAATGCCAAATCAAAGAAAGAAGTGTGAGAAAGAagtcagatgaagaaaagaagcagGGCGGAGGATTGTTTCTTGTTATCTTATCTGACTGTTATCGCAGGCTGCCGATGAAACAGAGGGAGTTATGGGAAAGGAAACACAAGTTCTTTTTTTAGCATGTCAGTGGGTCAGCTGGACAGATGCCAGCCACAGGGAGTTAAAATAACACAGAGCAAGCCCACCGATCCAATGACATGACCAAAGAATCTATTAAAATCACTGCCCTGAGTTTAGATAAGAAAATGATCAAGTGAGGTCTGACCTTGTCGCTGGAAAACTATACACAGACGTTGAGCTAATCCATTCATGGAAAGCTAACACTGGCCACTAGTGCATAAGCTGATTAgggtgcacacacagagactttATCTAATTAGCAGCTAATTCATCCATCTACCAGTCTTTAGAGTGCGTATTTTCATCATACAACTTTCTACTGTTTGTGAGACTCTCAAGCCAAATGAGAAACAAGACAGTAAAGGCAACAACAACTGAATGTCTACAAAGAGTTTTTTCATCTCGGCTGTGAGGCATCGACCCGCAGCATTTCAAAGGCAGTCCTGAGCCGATGCTTTGAACCGATGAAGGAAAACATCTTCACATGGCTGCGGGCGGCACTTCATTTGTTCACAGCTctattagcttaatgctaacaACACTGATGGGAGGAATCTCTTCAATATGATTATTGTGGGGAAAATAATGTCATATTAACTCTGCAGCCTATAATCAATCGTTTTTCCTATTTTATCTTTTGCCTAAGAAATATTGTCATATTGCACTTTTTGCATCTACATCATGAAATTCATGATTTTCATACGAGAATATATGAGACATGATTTGCGCAGCCCTTTTGTTACTCATGCGATGACATCATTTCTCACCTTCTCCAGGCTGACACCTGTCCTCTTGACCAGAGCCTGCAGTCTGGCAATGGTTTCATTCTCCCTCAGCAGGTAGGAGTTGAGGGGTGAGGCCAGGTTGCCGTTACGCTTGTCGGAGACCATATCAACAGATCGAAAGACCCGGTACTTGGCCTGGCTGTCGCTGGTGTGAATGTTTCCCTCTGGAGACACGCCAAAGGACATGAGCACCTCTGAGATCTCCTGAATGAACTCTAGCTTGTTGGGAAACTGGGGTAACTCCTCTGGCAGTTCAATGAAGTGGTTGTCGATgtccacaaaacacaagttCGCCTGGAAAAAACAAGATAACTAAGTGTAAAATACGCAAaaataatttatatatatatatatatatatatatatatacacatactagggctgtcagtttaacgcgttaattagattaattaattacgctgcaaattaacgcgctataaaaattaacgcaattaaccatgagtggcaagtcaatgcgcaagcattttaaatttggccctttgagtgacccgtaggctgcatcctacctgcgccactagtcaaaagcagggtgacaacagacgtggatgcgacactggagagcgaggcaagcctacttggacctttgaacggcaagtttatttataaaaagaacaaagacgggactattaacaagaacgcagtgatttgtaccttgtgtaaaaaagaattttcctatcaccgtagcagctccagcctgaattatcatttaaatgctaaacatgtagttgctgctagtgccgctagtgctaccgtgagctcactccaccaacccacacttgctgagttaggaaaacgaatgagcaaagccatgacagaaaaactgacaaactcaatcgcaaagtgggttgctgctgattgcaggccgatttaatcgtggaagacgagggcctaaaagaggcgtttcagatagcgtcatctgactaatttccagctaccgtcgagaactacagtgatgaaaagaattcaccagctgtaatgtgaatgtcagtgaattgtaatgtcctagaattcaaattctttattggGGActtttagcagatatgagattaaaatgcgattaattagattaattaattacaaatcctgtaattaattagattaatttttttaatcgcctgacagcactaatatatacaCGAGCGATACGAGTTCTACAACTAAAACTTTGGAGTTGAGAGTCCAATTGCCTGATTTACCGTCTGACATTACGATCTCTACACTTCTCTGTGTGTAAAATGAGAAGCAGAAAAGCTTGCTCCCGAGCTGAAAAATCAAACTGGATCTCACTCTGCTGAGAGCAGCAAGTGGCCGTGAAATACCTCTTTACATTAAGGGCATTGTGCAGGTTAAAATACGTGGAGTAACGAGACACTTCAAAGAAGCTTAAAATGTAGCCATCAGAGGTTGTACTGCTGACACAAGGGCTTGTGTCAGCAGTACAACAAAGGCCTTACCTATgcacaatgacaaaaataaacctGCTTGATCAAGATCAGCAAGCATGTTTGCAACCAGATCATCTTCTCCCATCTTTTTGTACAGTCAGAAAGACATAACACGCTGATAAACTCCATTAACAGACAAAAGCAAGCACAAGGTTGACTTGCAATCTGTGTTTTAGAAGAGGGATGAATAGACGTAGGAGAATCTACAGCACTGCTCACACCTCCTCTGTGGACTAATATGGAAATACAGCAAATTTAGCAGGAATTTGCTAATATTTCAAAGCAACTGGTCAACATTCAATCAGACCAAATGAAGAAACTCAGTGTGGGAAAACACTACGGTGTGTTTGTACCTCCTGGGGCAGCTCCAGCTTGGTGCGGTCATCCTGTCCATTGGAGTGGAGGCCCATGAGATACGGCACAGGAGCGtccaggaagtggaggagggaggcggGCAGAATGGGAACGTACACATGCTGCCACTGGAAGGGGAACATTAAGGCTGTGATGCTCTCTGCCACCGTCATCAGCCTCTGGTAatctgtttcacacacaaagacaacgaacaataacaaaaaaagactgagtgaagataTGTGCCAGCAGCGTGTACAATGCATATCTCAGGGTTCACTTCCTTACTTGATTATTTCTTTCAAGTGAACACTTTCCACAGCAGAATCATCCAAACCAACACATGCAAATGCCTGTTCAATGACGTGATAAGTGGTAATTCAACATTTAGCAGACAAGAACAGAGAATTTTTAGTATTTTCGGCACAGCTTAAAACCACACTGGGGCTGTGGACCGTCTTCATTACATCTTTAATCTGCTCTAAACTACTTAAGGGCATTTTTGAGACAAATTCtcaacattaaaataaagggAAAACAACTTTTCTCCACACTTCCTTTGCCTGATAAATGTTACCTATTCCTCAAAAACACTTGGGCCAGTAAACATCATATGACAGAAGCGTTGTGCAACACGCCTGTTATTTAAGTGAGATTACACTGTTTATGCCTCAGCTCTTCTGTTTGCACGCTGGGTTTGAAATCTATCAGCTGCTCCACATGACATGACAACCAATCCTGCTATGTGTGCAGTGACCACACATCTCCATCCAAAATATGAGCATTGGCTTCGTCAGCAAGCatagctgttgtttttgttttaccaAGAGTGGACTAACATGAAGAGACGAGCTGATCTGATACTTTATAGACCAAACGACTAATCTACAAATCAACACCCACCCCTCATACAGCTGGTTTCCTTTGTTAATCTATGCTCT contains:
- the dennd5a gene encoding DENN domain-containing protein 5A isoform X2, with translation MTTGFSSGSCRFADYFVICGLDTESGLEPDELSGENFEQSPLRRTFKSKVLAHFPDNVEWNPFDQDAVGMLCMPKGLAFRTQVDSREPQFHSFIITREDGSRTYGFALTFFEEVTSKQICSAMQTLYHMHNAEQYDILHTPTSPPGPEDQRHQHSQPRPVLHAAPAISRLQRFNSYDISRDTLYVSKCICLITPMAFPQACRKVLQQLHQAVSSPQPPPLPLESYIYNILYEVPLPPSGRSLKFSGVYGPVVCQRPSTSELPLFDFPISEMFNLLGVENVLQLFTCALLEMQILLYSQHYQRLMTVAESITALMFPFQWQHVYVPILPASLLHFLDAPVPYLMGLHSNGQDDRTKLELPQEANLCFVDIDNHFIELPEELPQFPNKLEFIQEISEVLMSFGVSPEGNIHTSDSQAKYRVFRSVDMVSDKRNGNLASPLNSYLLRENETIARLQALVKRTGVSLEKLEVREDASSNKDARFQCDEEELKMHQLNIQVREVFANRFTQMFADYEVFVIQPSHDKESWFTNRDQMQNFDKASFLSDQPEPYLPFLSRFLETQMFASFIDSKILCHDDEEKEHTLRVFDSRVDKIRMLNVRTPTLRTSMYQKCTNIEEADNLLKKRYEKADFVAPGPHAIGCENNQTHLQKAIEMRVAKIDHTALHPHLLDMKIGQGRYEQGFFPRLQSDVLSTGPTSNKWTKRSAPAQWRRRDRQKQHAEHLYLDNDQREKYIQEARNLGTTIRQPKLSNLSPSVIAQTNWKFVEGLLKECRNKTKRMLVEKMGREAVELGHGEVSITGVEENTLIASLCDLLERIWSHGLQVKQGKSALWSHLLHYQESKEKKNATPGSLGPPGFIHDTERRKSDGGGSAMAPLKVSLIQDMRHIQNISEIKTDVGKARAWVRLSMEKKLLSRHLKQLLSDHELTKKLYKRYAFLRCDDEKEQFLYHLLSFNAVDYFCFTNVFTTIMIPYHVVVVPSKKLGGSMFTANPWVCVSGELAETGVLQVPRNTLEITFECQNLGKLTTVQMGHDNTGLYAKWLVECVIVRNEITGHTYKFPCGRWLGKGVDDGSLERILVGELMTPSTENDERMCRTPPMQQSPGMMRRFVTISPNSKPKLNTGQIQEGVGEAINGIVKHFHKPEKERGSLTLLLCGEYGLVWALEQVFQHGFKSPRLFKNVFIWDFLEKSQVYFESAEQRQVTPDENWQTRVRHFCRFMRAINNTSRNIGKDGKFQMLVCLGARDHLLHHWIALLADCPITAQMYEDTALIKDRSLVNSLIRVLQTLQEFNITLEASLVKGVGI